In Bacteroidales bacterium, a single genomic region encodes these proteins:
- a CDS encoding DUF4959 domain-containing protein, translated as MKTIKYLFLVLSFAAIFYTCKEEKRFEIGATDSVPPGVPVVRSVKPLYGGARIFFTVPSDEDLLSINADFVAANGKLFTFSTSYFKDSLDVYGLGDTIEYELQLYAVDRSGNKSSVVPVSVIPLEPSISRVAKSLIVKPGFSSFYVDWYNELAQTVNVYVDFEFTQNGNHRDMIIVFSSNDTIERRFIEDLELGSDEPVSVTIQVEDIYGNITSPVDFGQLTLYQDEKILKTDWVLPQTNDTIAGIPMCFGSGFDGRIYRVIDDEIDMAQSSNYMHTASMGRTGSETKPDGSKGTNTIEDPGPNLPWNLIIDLGDHYELSRIVTHQRHSGGETSLDRGHYYKAENVGLYNMYYLDEDLNEWVYISQHKIPLPVGLNDLEIVKMGDAGDMAYMYPDDPQFSKPVRWFRYEALKCFDSNYTSNSANCLSEITLYGRKANN; from the coding sequence ATGAAAACAATCAAATATTTATTTTTGGTGCTTTCTTTTGCGGCGATTTTTTATACATGCAAAGAAGAAAAGCGTTTTGAGATAGGAGCTACAGATAGTGTTCCACCGGGAGTACCGGTTGTACGTAGCGTTAAGCCGCTTTATGGCGGAGCAAGAATATTTTTCACAGTTCCTTCAGATGAAGACCTACTCAGCATCAATGCCGATTTTGTTGCTGCCAATGGTAAACTTTTTACATTTTCCACTTCTTATTTCAAGGATTCATTGGATGTATATGGTCTTGGCGATACAATTGAATATGAATTGCAGCTATATGCTGTAGACAGGTCGGGAAATAAATCCAGTGTGGTGCCGGTGTCTGTTATTCCTTTGGAGCCTTCAATTTCCAGGGTAGCTAAATCATTGATCGTCAAACCCGGATTTAGTTCATTCTATGTTGACTGGTACAATGAATTGGCGCAAACAGTTAATGTATATGTCGATTTTGAATTCACCCAAAATGGGAATCACCGGGACATGATTATTGTATTTTCATCTAATGATACGATCGAACGGAGATTTATCGAAGATCTGGAACTTGGCTCGGATGAACCGGTCAGTGTCACAATACAAGTCGAAGATATCTATGGTAATATTACATCTCCTGTTGATTTCGGCCAATTAACCCTGTATCAGGATGAAAAAATATTAAAAACAGATTGGGTTTTGCCCCAGACCAATGACACGATTGCAGGAATACCTATGTGTTTCGGCAGCGGATTTGACGGACGAATCTATCGTGTAATCGATGATGAAATTGATATGGCCCAGAGCAGTAATTATATGCACACGGCAAGTATGGGACGTACAGGAAGCGAAACTAAGCCTGACGGATCAAAGGGGACCAACACGATTGAAGATCCGGGACCGAATTTACCCTGGAACCTGATCATAGATTTGGGAGATCATTATGAGTTAAGTCGTATAGTTACTCATCAGAGACATTCAGGTGGTGAAACCAGTTTGGATAGAGGACATTACTATAAGGCTGAAAATGTAGGACTTTATAATATGTATTATTTGGATGAAGACCTGAATGAATGGGTATATATATCACAGCATAAGATACCTTTACCTGTGGGACTCAATGATCTGGAAATTGTTAAAATGGGTGATGCAGGAGATATGGCTTATATGTATCCGGATGATCCTCAGTTTAGTAAGCCGGTACGTTGGTTCAGGTATGAAGCGCTTAAATGTTTTGATTCGAACTATACCAGTAACAGTGCCAATTG